The proteins below come from a single Agrobacterium vitis genomic window:
- a CDS encoding capsid protein: MSGTPFPIDPVLTGIIIAYKNNTLIADQVLPRLTPNLPKKKFTWWQFDFGQFITVPDTKVGRKSTPNEVEFQAEEVEDKTEDYGLDDVIPLDDINNAPPGYDPRAFSAQKLIDLVLLDREVRVASKVFNSATYDAANKETLTGTDKWSNAASDPIAQFSQAADNMIIRPNNLVIGRVEWTALRTNANVLKALNISGSDKGMARKDAVADLLELDDIIIGEGWINRAKKGQPVTRQRAWGDKALLIHKAPLASSIDATPTFGWTAQHGDRIAGSIDEPKVGLKGSVRVRSGESVKEVISSRQLGYLFEGVI, from the coding sequence ATGAGCGGCACGCCGTTCCCTATCGATCCGGTCCTGACCGGCATTATCATCGCCTACAAGAACAATACGCTGATCGCCGATCAGGTCTTGCCGCGCCTGACGCCAAACCTTCCCAAGAAGAAGTTCACCTGGTGGCAGTTCGACTTCGGGCAGTTCATCACCGTGCCTGACACGAAGGTCGGCCGCAAATCCACGCCGAACGAGGTTGAGTTCCAGGCTGAAGAGGTCGAGGACAAGACCGAAGACTACGGTCTCGATGACGTGATCCCGCTCGATGACATCAACAATGCACCGCCCGGCTATGATCCACGTGCCTTCTCGGCGCAAAAGCTGATCGACCTCGTGCTGCTCGATCGGGAGGTCCGTGTCGCCAGCAAGGTCTTCAACAGTGCGACCTATGACGCGGCAAACAAGGAGACCCTGACTGGAACGGACAAATGGTCCAATGCTGCAAGCGATCCGATCGCACAATTTTCTCAGGCGGCCGACAACATGATCATTCGTCCGAACAACCTGGTTATCGGCCGGGTCGAATGGACGGCGCTGCGCACCAACGCGAACGTGCTCAAGGCTCTGAATATCTCCGGATCCGATAAGGGCATGGCGCGAAAGGACGCGGTCGCGGATTTGTTGGAGCTGGATGACATCATCATCGGCGAAGGCTGGATCAATCGGGCAAAGAAGGGCCAGCCCGTGACCCGCCAGCGTGCCTGGGGCGACAAGGCGCTGCTGATCCACAAGGCGCCGCTCGCCAGCTCCATCGATGCAACGCCGACATTCGGCTGGACCGCTCAGCATGGCGACCGCATCGCCGGTTCGATCGACGAGCCGAAGGTCGGTCTGAAGGGTTCAGTGCGCGTCCGCTCCGGCGAAAGCGTCAAGGAAGTCATCTCTTCCAGGCAGCTCGGCTACCTGTTCGAAGGCGTCATCTGA
- a CDS encoding peptidase, giving the protein MKPINIFRSGTHTDSRGRQFAFSDADLQAVASQYDPALHHAPIVVGHPRDDHPAYGWVKSISFQDGQLVAEPEDIEPQFAELVKARRYRKVSASFYSPDHPNNPVPGKYYLRHVGFLGAAAPAVKGLKAVEFADDEDVIAFDDVVAPTRATSGFDMVLKAIRGMRDFIVAEKGADFADGLIPSLQIDSITETADPLRMADDIAPAPDATNYSAKKEDDMDKEQEAALKAREEALAKQEADFAEKVKTDVEERRKTRAVEDAAFVEQLSAAGRLPVGLKPLATVLFADLSDGTISFSEDGTEKSISPRQGLRDLLSKLPLPVATGELATGDGPDFSDPLHVKDAINVEIAAAKERGEHLSAAEAAMRLTKR; this is encoded by the coding sequence ATGAAACCGATCAATATTTTCCGTTCTGGCACCCATACCGACAGCCGAGGCAGGCAGTTTGCTTTCTCGGATGCCGATCTGCAGGCTGTTGCCTCCCAATATGATCCGGCGCTGCACCATGCGCCGATCGTCGTCGGCCATCCCAGGGATGATCATCCGGCCTATGGCTGGGTCAAGTCGATCTCGTTCCAGGACGGCCAGCTGGTTGCCGAGCCTGAGGATATCGAACCTCAGTTTGCCGAACTGGTCAAAGCGCGCCGGTATCGCAAGGTGTCCGCCAGCTTCTATTCGCCTGACCATCCCAACAATCCGGTTCCCGGAAAATACTATCTTCGCCATGTCGGCTTTCTCGGGGCAGCTGCGCCGGCCGTCAAAGGCCTGAAGGCGGTCGAATTTGCCGACGACGAGGATGTGATCGCATTCGATGATGTCGTTGCACCGACGCGGGCAACCTCAGGCTTCGACATGGTCTTGAAGGCCATTCGAGGCATGCGGGATTTCATCGTCGCCGAAAAGGGCGCCGATTTTGCCGATGGCCTGATCCCGTCCTTGCAGATCGATTCCATCACCGAGACGGCCGACCCATTGCGCATGGCGGACGATATCGCGCCTGCGCCTGACGCCACCAACTACTCAGCCAAAAAAGAGGACGACATGGACAAGGAACAGGAAGCCGCCCTGAAGGCGCGCGAAGAAGCGTTGGCCAAACAGGAGGCGGACTTTGCCGAAAAGGTAAAGACTGATGTCGAGGAACGGCGCAAAACGCGCGCGGTGGAAGATGCCGCCTTCGTTGAGCAGCTGTCTGCTGCCGGAAGGCTGCCGGTTGGCCTCAAGCCGCTGGCCACTGTACTGTTTGCTGACCTGAGCGATGGCACGATCTCGTTTTCCGAAGACGGAACCGAGAAGTCGATTTCTCCGCGCCAGGGCCTGCGGGATCTGTTGAGCAAGCTGCCTTTGCCGGTCGCAACCGGAGAACTGGCCACCGGCGACGGTCCGGATTTCTCCGATCCGCTTCACGTCAAGGACGCCATCAATGTCGAAATCGCGGCGGCAAAGGAGCGTGGCGAACACTTGTCGGCCGCAGAAGCCGCCATGCGTCTCACCAAGCGCTGA
- a CDS encoding phage tail terminator protein has product MIGQIIVRLKAKTSITDIRPAEDLEALSNGVLPPNRTVFVLPFREAGNPNQFATGGFRQSVDVWFIVAFFIRRYDDAKGGSRVTEFEQIRQEIETALAGWAWDEHEDLFELVSSQASAFGKGTTIFAQTWKTTRTLEAS; this is encoded by the coding sequence ATGATCGGCCAAATCATCGTGCGGCTGAAGGCCAAGACCTCGATCACCGACATTCGGCCGGCCGAGGATCTGGAAGCCCTTTCCAACGGCGTGTTGCCGCCCAATCGCACGGTCTTCGTTTTACCGTTTCGAGAGGCAGGAAACCCGAACCAGTTTGCGACGGGCGGGTTTCGCCAGTCGGTCGATGTCTGGTTCATCGTCGCCTTTTTCATTCGCCGCTATGACGACGCCAAGGGCGGCAGCCGGGTGACCGAATTCGAGCAAATCCGACAGGAGATCGAAACTGCGCTCGCCGGCTGGGCGTGGGATGAGCACGAGGACTTGTTCGAGCTTGTCTCCAGCCAAGCCAGCGCGTTCGGCAAAGGCACAACGATCTTTGCCCAGACCTGGAAAACCACCAGAACCCTGGAGGCATCATGA
- a CDS encoding phage tail tube protein, with amino-acid sequence MTKYARNKALLVKIEGAYGTDAAPTGAANAIQASNFNFEPLLGTDVSRDLILPYMGHQGVILTGNYARVGFDVEVAGSGAAGTAPAWGVPMRACGMAEVITAGADVKYTPISNGFESASIYFVQDGTRHVLLGARGTWKLSMQPSQIARYSYTLTGLLGTITDAANPAIDLTKFIKPVPVSKANTTFSLLGYAGDCEAFSFDLGGDIQTRLLINAESVEFTDRQMTGEATMSATTLATVNWFAKAQAHETGVMAAQHGTVAGNIVQFDAARVQIGRTTYEENQKILNNKMPLMVLPTIGNDEFTITVK; translated from the coding sequence ATGACGAAATACGCACGCAACAAGGCCCTGCTGGTCAAGATCGAAGGCGCCTATGGCACCGATGCCGCACCGACCGGGGCCGCCAATGCCATTCAGGCCAGCAATTTCAATTTCGAACCGCTGCTGGGAACCGATGTCAGCCGCGATCTGATCCTGCCCTATATGGGTCACCAGGGCGTGATCCTGACCGGCAACTATGCGCGGGTCGGATTCGATGTCGAGGTTGCCGGTTCAGGCGCGGCCGGGACAGCGCCGGCCTGGGGCGTGCCGATGCGCGCCTGCGGCATGGCCGAAGTGATCACGGCGGGAGCCGACGTCAAATATACGCCGATCTCCAACGGGTTCGAATCCGCCTCGATCTATTTCGTGCAAGACGGCACCAGGCATGTCCTGCTTGGCGCGCGCGGTACGTGGAAACTCTCGATGCAGCCGAGCCAGATTGCCCGCTACAGCTACACGCTGACCGGTTTGCTTGGCACGATCACCGATGCCGCCAATCCAGCCATTGATCTGACCAAGTTCATCAAACCGGTCCCGGTTTCCAAAGCCAACACGACATTTTCTTTGCTCGGCTATGCCGGTGACTGCGAAGCGTTTTCGTTCGATCTGGGCGGAGACATTCAAACACGCTTGCTGATCAACGCTGAGAGCGTCGAATTTACCGATCGGCAGATGACGGGCGAAGCAACGATGTCGGCGACGACGCTTGCAACCGTCAACTGGTTTGCCAAAGCCCAGGCGCACGAGACCGGCGTGATGGCCGCCCAACACGGCACGGTCGCCGGCAATATCGTCCAGTTTGATGCCGCCCGTGTGCAGATCGGCCGCACGACCTACGAGGAAAACCAGAAGATCCTCAACAACAAGATGCCGCTGATGGTCCTGCCGACCATTGGCAACGACGAATTCACCATCACCGTCAAGTAA
- a CDS encoding PBECR2 nuclease fold domain-containing protein — protein MADQLPFQEAIDFLKGKVNLPTRRYDDVMRQGQVRGFTVAGVTRDDMLSDFMAAVLKARSQGTGFNEFRKDFDAIVDRTGWAFNAKGATEEERRDWRARIIYTTNMRTSYMAGRWAQLTDPDVLKYRPYLQYVHSGALHPRRQHLAWDGLVLATEDPAWKIMYPPNGWGWGCGCDVKALSKRDLSRLGKDGPDPAPDLNPYESVDPRTGVPEVRYPGIDRGWDYNVGEEWQTGIVPTELRKPLPAVGATIHENLPPLPAPARAKPDDILPADLEPQAYVNAFLTRFGLQGNEAGYYRDASGGLIVIDKAMFEQRMPDGTVVGLKSGKRGRGQYAGLLADAIQSPDEIWVDWAAVKSGIVLRRAYLKRVLLPDGKSLFVRFEWTKMGWTAITGFDSTDAYIEGYRRGALLYRKK, from the coding sequence ATGGCTGACCAGCTCCCGTTCCAGGAGGCGATCGACTTCCTGAAAGGCAAGGTCAATCTGCCGACCAGGCGCTATGACGATGTGATGCGTCAGGGGCAGGTTCGAGGCTTTACCGTTGCCGGTGTGACGCGCGACGACATGCTGTCGGATTTCATGGCAGCGGTGCTGAAGGCCAGATCGCAAGGCACGGGCTTCAACGAGTTTCGTAAGGATTTCGACGCCATCGTCGATCGCACCGGCTGGGCGTTCAACGCCAAGGGCGCAACGGAGGAAGAGCGGCGCGATTGGCGGGCGCGGATCATCTATACGACCAATATGCGCACCTCCTATATGGCCGGGCGCTGGGCGCAGCTCACAGATCCGGACGTTTTGAAATACCGGCCCTATTTGCAATATGTGCATTCCGGCGCCCTGCATCCGCGTCGCCAGCATCTGGCCTGGGATGGGTTGGTGTTGGCCACGGAAGATCCGGCCTGGAAGATCATGTATCCCCCAAACGGCTGGGGCTGGGGCTGTGGCTGTGACGTAAAGGCCCTTTCAAAGCGCGATTTAAGCCGGCTTGGAAAGGATGGTCCGGACCCGGCTCCCGATCTCAATCCCTATGAGAGTGTCGATCCGCGCACGGGCGTTCCAGAGGTGCGTTATCCCGGCATCGATCGTGGCTGGGATTATAACGTCGGTGAGGAATGGCAGACCGGCATTGTGCCGACGGAGCTGCGCAAACCACTGCCAGCCGTTGGCGCGACGATCCATGAAAACTTGCCTCCCTTGCCAGCCCCGGCACGGGCAAAGCCTGACGACATACTTCCCGCCGATCTGGAACCCCAGGCTTACGTTAATGCGTTTCTCACGCGGTTCGGGCTGCAGGGGAATGAGGCAGGTTATTACCGCGACGCTTCGGGTGGCCTTATCGTTATCGACAAGGCGATGTTCGAGCAGCGCATGCCTGATGGTACGGTTGTCGGTCTGAAGAGCGGCAAGCGCGGACGCGGCCAATATGCCGGGCTGCTGGCCGATGCCATCCAGTCACCGGACGAGATCTGGGTCGATTGGGCCGCTGTCAAATCCGGTATCGTGCTGCGGCGTGCCTATCTGAAGCGCGTCTTGCTGCCAGACGGCAAGAGCCTGTTCGTTCGATTCGAATGGACCAAGATGGGGTGGACGGCGATCACCGGTTTCGATTCAACGGATGCCTATATCGAGGGCTATCGCCGGGGTGCTTTGCTCTACCGGAAAAAGTAA
- a CDS encoding DUF3486 family protein, translating into MGRGRLSGIELLPEECGPIVAWASEALQDRDRTQTDLYKEFVAKLQALDREYRGELEISIPSFSAFNRYSVRLASMTRRLDETREIATAIAGKFDAQSSDDLTLIAAEAIKTLIFELLTSKGESGIDPKGAMALANALRASTQAQTVSTDRRRKVEADFAEKAKAAVANVAKARGLTSDTTDAILSQILGVEKDRP; encoded by the coding sequence ATGGGGCGCGGACGCTTAAGTGGCATCGAACTGTTGCCGGAAGAATGCGGACCGATCGTTGCCTGGGCATCCGAGGCCCTGCAGGACCGCGACCGGACGCAGACCGACCTTTATAAGGAGTTCGTCGCCAAGCTTCAGGCGCTCGATCGGGAATATCGCGGCGAGCTGGAGATCTCTATCCCGTCCTTCAGCGCCTTCAACCGCTACTCCGTGCGCCTGGCATCGATGACCCGGCGGCTGGATGAAACCCGTGAGATCGCAACGGCGATCGCTGGCAAGTTCGACGCTCAATCCAGCGACGATCTGACGTTGATCGCGGCTGAAGCCATCAAGACGCTGATTTTTGAACTGCTCACCAGCAAGGGTGAAAGCGGCATTGATCCGAAGGGCGCGATGGCTCTGGCCAATGCGCTGCGCGCCTCCACCCAGGCGCAAACTGTGTCTACGGATCGCAGGCGCAAGGTCGAGGCTGATTTCGCCGAGAAGGCGAAAGCGGCCGTTGCAAATGTCGCCAAGGCGAGGGGCCTGACCTCCGACACGACGGACGCGATCCTGTCGCAGATCCTGGGCGTGGAAAAGGATCGGCCATGA
- a CDS encoding TraR/DksA C4-type zinc finger protein, whose protein sequence is MLSNLHFELAEVRVEQERDAKVAAARADLKKAGATECLDCGRAIPQARRFAYPSAIRCFDCQVSIEREVYCR, encoded by the coding sequence ATGCTCAGTAACCTTCATTTCGAGTTGGCCGAGGTGCGGGTCGAACAAGAGCGTGACGCCAAGGTGGCAGCGGCCCGCGCCGACCTGAAGAAGGCCGGGGCAACGGAATGCCTGGATTGCGGCCGAGCCATTCCGCAGGCGCGCCGGTTTGCCTATCCATCGGCCATCCGGTGCTTCGACTGTCAGGTATCGATCGAGCGCGAGGTCTACTGCCGATGA
- a CDS encoding DUF935 domain-containing protein — protein MAKPDVAEIATIQSDPFVPIYQTTMQPTDEVLVSRGGASAYKVYDEIRRDPHAFAVLQKRKLEVVSREWDVFPVSERRIDKKIADEVKQWSKAINFDRLTKGLMGAVLKGFAVGETIWTNDGGRWTPAAIKIKKQRRFRFDMDSQLRMLTRSAPADGVEVPDRKFIVHRHSVDDDDDDPYGIGIGSVLFWPAWFKRQVLANWLQATRKHAAPTTLGQYQGAFDKTKQDQLAAVFSAMQGSDSLVFPENVKVELLEAKSTGDPFSSIARYLDELMSEAVLGETLSTNSGERGARSLGDIHNEVRVAIAKADADLVCQTYRDSVVSWYVGINYPGEAVPDIWRDFSEAEDLNEKVGRDKSIYDMGYKPASVDYINETYGGEWVERQVQSADPEKPEPKPGATAGLAFTDPVRPQTQAEQTVGALSQQMGELGRPVIDAMIEDVRAAFAEAMSYDDLMERLARLSGDLSVDELAQLMAQGNLLANLEGRASADG, from the coding sequence ATGGCCAAGCCTGACGTCGCGGAAATCGCAACCATACAGTCGGATCCGTTCGTTCCGATCTATCAGACGACCATGCAGCCGACCGATGAAGTGCTTGTCTCACGAGGTGGCGCGTCGGCTTATAAGGTCTATGATGAGATCCGACGTGACCCGCATGCTTTCGCCGTTCTGCAGAAGCGAAAGCTGGAAGTCGTCAGCCGGGAGTGGGACGTGTTTCCGGTCTCGGAGCGACGCATCGACAAGAAGATCGCGGACGAGGTCAAGCAGTGGTCGAAGGCGATCAACTTTGACCGGCTGACCAAGGGGCTGATGGGCGCGGTGCTGAAGGGGTTCGCGGTCGGCGAAACGATCTGGACGAACGATGGCGGTCGATGGACGCCAGCCGCGATCAAGATCAAGAAGCAGCGCCGGTTCCGGTTCGACATGGACAGTCAGTTGCGGATGTTGACCCGCTCGGCTCCGGCCGATGGCGTGGAGGTGCCTGATCGCAAGTTCATCGTGCATCGGCATTCTGTCGATGACGACGATGACGATCCCTATGGCATCGGCATCGGGTCCGTGCTGTTCTGGCCTGCCTGGTTCAAGCGGCAGGTTCTTGCCAACTGGCTCCAGGCTACCCGCAAACATGCAGCGCCGACCACACTCGGGCAGTATCAGGGCGCTTTCGACAAGACCAAACAAGACCAGCTTGCAGCGGTCTTTTCTGCCATGCAAGGGTCTGACAGCCTGGTCTTTCCCGAGAACGTGAAAGTCGAGCTGCTTGAGGCAAAAAGCACCGGCGACCCGTTCAGCAGCATTGCCCGCTATCTGGATGAGTTGATGAGTGAGGCCGTGCTTGGCGAGACACTCAGCACCAATTCCGGCGAGCGCGGCGCTCGTTCACTTGGGGATATTCATAACGAAGTCCGCGTTGCGATCGCCAAGGCTGACGCTGATCTTGTGTGCCAGACCTACAGGGATAGCGTGGTTTCCTGGTACGTTGGCATCAACTATCCCGGTGAAGCCGTACCGGATATCTGGCGCGATTTTTCAGAAGCTGAGGATTTGAACGAGAAGGTTGGTCGGGACAAGTCGATTTATGACATGGGCTATAAGCCAGCGTCCGTCGATTACATCAATGAGACCTATGGCGGCGAGTGGGTTGAGCGGCAAGTGCAGTCGGCCGATCCGGAAAAGCCGGAGCCAAAGCCTGGTGCAACGGCGGGGCTGGCATTCACCGATCCGGTCCGGCCGCAAACGCAGGCAGAACAGACAGTCGGCGCCCTATCGCAGCAGATGGGCGAGCTTGGCCGACCGGTCATCGACGCGATGATCGAGGATGTCAGGGCGGCGTTTGCCGAGGCGATGTCTTACGACGATTTGATGGAGCGCCTGGCGCGACTGTCCGGCGATCTTTCGGTGGACGAGCTGGCACAACTGATGGCCCAGGGAAACCTGCTTGCCAATCTCGAAGGGCGGGCCAGCGCCGATGGCTGA
- a CDS encoding phage virion morphogenesis protein, whose protein sequence is MVATTITINATQVEDALERFLAAAADLAPVFKNIGEYEAQATKQRFRDEKDPDGNAWAALNPLYKETKKGPRILTGQTGDLSRIIWQLASSTSVDIGSDMIYARIHNEGGTIVPKSAAALMFSMGGKSFAVKSVKMPKRQFLGINNEDRVRIEEIIEDHFLDAIEQAGA, encoded by the coding sequence ATGGTTGCCACGACGATCACGATCAATGCCACGCAGGTCGAGGATGCGCTTGAACGCTTTCTGGCCGCTGCCGCCGATCTGGCGCCGGTGTTCAAGAATATCGGTGAATACGAGGCGCAAGCGACCAAGCAACGGTTCCGGGATGAGAAAGACCCCGATGGCAATGCCTGGGCGGCTCTCAATCCGCTTTACAAAGAGACCAAAAAAGGGCCGCGGATCCTGACGGGCCAAACCGGCGACCTGTCGCGCATCATCTGGCAATTGGCATCCTCGACCTCGGTCGATATCGGCTCTGACATGATCTATGCCCGCATCCATAACGAGGGCGGAACCATCGTTCCCAAGAGTGCAGCGGCACTGATGTTTTCGATGGGCGGCAAGAGCTTTGCGGTCAAAAGCGTGAAAATGCCGAAGCGGCAATTTCTTGGGATCAACAATGAGGATCGGGTGCGGATCGAGGAAATCATCGAAGACCATTTTCTCGACGCTATCGAACAAGCCGGCGCTTAA
- a CDS encoding DUF2730 family protein: MTAIGVLISLALNSINLLTQFRTMMSTGEKKLEERMVKAEAKLVEYDRRIQSLESELKHLPDRGTTHRLELSMAEIAGRLNTIEVAQAGRFSAMEQKLAPIQAMGERLNEVLLEQAKNEQHRG; encoded by the coding sequence ATGACAGCCATCGGCGTTCTGATCTCGTTGGCGCTCAACAGCATCAACCTGCTCACGCAGTTTCGCACCATGATGTCGACCGGCGAAAAGAAGCTCGAAGAACGCATGGTGAAGGCGGAAGCCAAGCTGGTTGAATACGACCGGCGTATCCAGTCGCTCGAAAGCGAGCTGAAACACCTTCCCGATCGCGGCACGACCCACCGTCTTGAACTGTCGATGGCGGAAATCGCCGGACGTCTCAACACGATCGAAGTCGCACAAGCAGGCCGATTTTCGGCCATGGAGCAAAAACTAGCCCCCATCCAGGCCATGGGCGAGCGGTTGAACGAAGTCCTTTTGGAGCAAGCAAAGAATGAGCAGCATCGCGGTTGA
- a CDS encoding NAD(P)+ transhydrogenase beta chain gives MQKPSYTTSKQWLWCSGALAWTVILALTIAACLGSEQAVAFGTIAVPSMVGLIVALLGVHRAFGSLDMRAMTRGAKPDPPCVEPPAGGQS, from the coding sequence ATGCAAAAGCCGTCCTACACCACATCAAAGCAATGGCTCTGGTGTTCCGGTGCCTTGGCCTGGACTGTCATTCTGGCGCTCACTATCGCCGCTTGCCTTGGCTCTGAACAGGCTGTGGCGTTCGGCACCATTGCTGTCCCGAGCATGGTCGGCCTGATCGTTGCGCTGCTGGGTGTGCATCGCGCCTTCGGCTCTCTTGATATGCGGGCAATGACGCGGGGCGCAAAACCGGATCCGCCATGTGTTGAGCCTCCCGCCGGAGGTCAGTCATGA
- a CDS encoding DUF7210 family protein: MATKNTEATGSAEPKTEVVLIKPARIDGVKCMPGKMVSVDATVLEQLRDNGAVVKPDEDANAKPTGNAE, encoded by the coding sequence ATGGCTACGAAGAATACCGAAGCGACCGGCTCGGCCGAACCGAAAACCGAAGTCGTGCTGATCAAGCCGGCGCGCATCGATGGCGTCAAGTGCATGCCGGGCAAGATGGTTTCCGTCGACGCGACTGTGCTTGAGCAACTCCGCGATAATGGTGCGGTCGTCAAGCCGGACGAGGACGCCAATGCAAAGCCGACCGGGAACGCCGAATGA
- a CDS encoding DUF1320 domain-containing protein yields MTIYATLSDIIERAGEDEILQVADRDRDGVADPDVIAAAIATAGSEIDGYISVRYRLPLPAVPNLIKTWAVSIARYHLHINGAPDHVVRDWKAAMDGLRDVARSVINLPVDEAGSQPVDGAGRVILVRPTKDFGGFL; encoded by the coding sequence ATGACCATCTATGCAACGCTGTCCGATATCATTGAGAGGGCCGGGGAGGACGAGATCCTTCAGGTCGCCGATCGTGACCGCGACGGCGTTGCAGATCCAGATGTGATCGCGGCGGCAATCGCAACTGCCGGCAGTGAGATCGATGGCTATATCAGCGTTCGCTATCGCTTGCCGCTTCCAGCCGTGCCGAACCTCATCAAGACATGGGCGGTGTCGATCGCGCGCTACCACCTGCATATCAACGGCGCGCCGGATCATGTCGTGCGCGATTGGAAGGCGGCGATGGATGGCCTCAGGGACGTTGCACGTTCGGTTATCAACCTGCCTGTCGATGAAGCCGGCAGCCAGCCGGTCGATGGTGCCGGCCGGGTCATCCTGGTGAGGCCGACGAAAGATTTCGGAGGCTTTCTATGA
- a CDS encoding terminase large subunit domain-containing protein, with amino-acid sequence MSGPITKEEWANARRLSTDEMQNVISLVGLPKALLGYQQRVVSLLESAGVEVLFVEKSRRIGLTWGFAAYAVLRAAREKKAGGMDVMYISYAQDMTREFVDACAMWARAFSHAAMEVEETFFEDKSPDGDKSIQAFRIRFASGFEIMALSSAPRTLRGKQGVVMIDEAAFVDKLAELLKAAMAFLMWGGQVVVCSTHNGFENEFNTQIQDIHAGKLPYEHIKIDLDTALKEGLYERICFVTRKTWSPEAEAEWREKIIKFYAAGADEELFCIPSQSAGAYLSRALIEARMNPAVPIIRWMPPKGFVDWPEHVRKAEALAFCQEHLKPVLDQVERSFRSCLGQDFARNGDLSVVHPMLVTTNLQRLTPFILEMRDVPFETQKEILFFIIDGLPRFFHAALDAGGNGAYLAEAARQKLGPSLVSEIKFSLDWYMLNMPKLKDAFENGYIELPRDDDTMGDYRLIQMTRGVAKVPDNVHTVGSDGHKRHGDSAIAGALAYFASNQDTGPIGGEAVGGNKDSTHQLADFVKAMTGASLGESLTNFLRM; translated from the coding sequence ATGAGCGGTCCGATTACCAAGGAGGAATGGGCGAACGCCCGCCGCCTTTCCACCGACGAAATGCAGAACGTCATTTCCTTGGTCGGATTGCCGAAGGCGCTCCTTGGATACCAGCAGCGCGTGGTCTCGCTGTTGGAGAGTGCTGGCGTCGAGGTTCTGTTTGTCGAAAAGTCTCGCCGTATTGGCCTGACATGGGGCTTTGCCGCCTATGCCGTGCTGCGGGCCGCTCGCGAGAAAAAAGCGGGCGGCATGGATGTCATGTACATCTCCTATGCCCAGGACATGACACGCGAATTTGTTGATGCCTGCGCCATGTGGGCTCGGGCCTTTTCGCACGCCGCCATGGAGGTGGAAGAAACCTTTTTCGAAGACAAGTCGCCTGATGGTGACAAGTCGATCCAGGCATTCCGGATACGGTTTGCCTCGGGCTTTGAGATCATGGCGCTGTCGTCGGCGCCACGCACTCTTCGCGGCAAGCAGGGCGTGGTGATGATCGATGAGGCCGCCTTTGTCGATAAACTTGCCGAGCTGCTGAAGGCGGCGATGGCCTTTCTGATGTGGGGCGGCCAGGTCGTCGTCTGCTCGACCCACAATGGGTTTGAAAACGAGTTCAACACCCAGATCCAGGATATCCATGCGGGCAAGCTGCCCTATGAGCATATCAAGATTGATCTCGATACGGCGCTGAAGGAAGGGCTTTACGAGCGCATCTGCTTTGTCACGCGAAAGACCTGGTCGCCGGAGGCCGAGGCCGAATGGCGCGAAAAGATCATCAAGTTCTATGCGGCCGGCGCTGACGAGGAATTGTTCTGCATTCCGTCCCAGTCAGCCGGTGCCTACCTGTCGCGTGCGCTGATCGAGGCTCGGATGAACCCGGCCGTGCCGATCATCCGCTGGATGCCGCCGAAGGGCTTTGTCGATTGGCCGGAGCATGTGCGCAAAGCCGAGGCACTTGCCTTCTGCCAGGAACACCTGAAACCCGTTCTGGATCAGGTCGAACGCTCGTTTCGCTCCTGCCTCGGCCAGGACTTCGCGCGCAACGGCGACCTGTCCGTCGTGCATCCGATGCTGGTGACCACCAACCTGCAACGCCTGACACCGTTTATTCTGGAAATGCGGGATGTGCCGTTCGAGACCCAGAAGGAGATCCTGTTCTTCATCATCGACGGATTACCTCGGTTTTTCCATGCCGCGCTCGATGCGGGCGGCAATGGTGCCTATCTGGCGGAAGCCGCGCGCCAGAAGCTCGGTCCGTCCCTGGTGTCGGAAATCAAGTTCAGCCTGGACTGGTACATGCTGAACATGCCCAAGCTGAAGGACGCCTTCGAGAACGGCTACATCGAGTTGCCACGCGACGATGACACCATGGGCGATTATCGCCTGATTCAGATGACGCGCGGCGTGGCGAAGGTTCCCGACAATGTCCACACGGTCGGCTCGGATGGCCATAAGCGCCACGGCGACAGCGCGATTGCAGGCGCTCTCGCCTACTTCGCATCCAACCAGGACACCGGGCCGATCGGTGGCGAGGCGGTTGGCGGCAACAAGGACAGTACCCACCAATTGGCTGACTTCGTCAAAGCGATGACTGGAGCCTCCCTGGGTGAGAGCCTGACCAATTTTTTGAGGATGTGA